The window TAAAAGTTTTAAAATTCCCGCAACAGTAGGAGGCATTATAGGAGATTTTCCGGCGTAAAATTTTCCAAACGCTTTTGCGCCCAAAACATCTATATCTTTTTGGGGCAAAACAGCGTCTAGGATGCCTTGGGTATTAATGTGAGAGGGTAAAGGAAGTTGTATAAGCACCCCTCCCATATTGGGCAAGCGACAAATCCGTCCAACCTCCTCACGCAATTTCTTTGTGGTTATATCTTTATCGTATTTATAAACCTTAACCTCAATACCCAGTTCTCCTCCTGCTTTGATCTTTTTTTCAATATATTTTAGAGAAACTGCGTCATCTCCAACCAAAACTATTCCCAGCTTGATTTTTTTATTGAGATCTTTAATTTCTTCTTTTAAGCCGGATAAAATTTCATCCGCTAGTTTTTTCCCGTCTAAAATTATTGCGCTCATAAATTTTCAATTCCTAATTTCTTAATTCCTGCCTGCCGGCATACCAATCGGCATGTAAACAGGTAGGTTGAAACATTCTATTCATTCTAATTTTATTCAAAATTCAGAATTCAAAATTCAAACTCTTAAAACCCGGGTGGAGGAAACTTCAGCGCCAATTCTTTAACTTCTTTACAAACATCCTCACCCTTCAAAGTTTTATCAATAAACCCCGCTATTATCTTCATCTCATCTTCCTTCATCCCTCTCGTTGTAACCGCGGGTGTGCCTATTCTTATGCCGGAGGGGTCCATGGGTTTTCTCGTATCATTCGGTATTGTGTTTCTGTTTGCTGTGATGCCATTCTGTTCCAATAATATTTCACTCTCTCCTCCACTTAAGCCCTTATTTGTCATATCAACAAGAAACATATGATTTTGCGTTCCTCCTGAAACTATATCATATCCTTTATCTTTTAATTCTTGAGCGAGTAGTTTAGCATTTTTGGTTATCTGTTCCGCGTAATTCTTAAATTCAGGCGTGGACGCTTCTTTCAACGCCACAGCAAGGGCGAGTGTTGTCTGGTTGTGTGGCCCTCCCTGAAGACCGGGAAATACTGCCTTATCTATTTTTTTGGAAAGCTCTTCTCCTTTGGAAAATATCATGGCACCCCTCGGACCGCGGAGAGTTTTGTGTGTGGTTGTGGTCACAATATCACAGTATCCAAAAGGGGAGGGGTGCACCCCTCCGGCGATAAGTCCTGCAATATGCGCCATATCAACCATAAGGAGCGCGTCTATCCTTTTTGCGATAGTAGAAAACCTTGCAAAATCAAGTATCTGTGAATACGCGCTTGTGCCACAAACTATCAATTTTGGTTTATGTTCTTGTGCTAATCTTTCTACTTCTTCATAGTCTATCACACCGTTATCTGTAATGCCGTATTGTATAAAATTAAAATATTTTCCTGAATCGGAAACCTTGTGCCCGTGAGTTAAATGCCCGCCTGCGGGCAAAGCCATTCCGAGCGCTTTATCCCGGGTGTCCAGGAGGGCTGTGTACACCGCAAAATTTGCCGGACTTCCGGAATAGGGTTGAACGTTTACAGCCCAGTCACTGCCATCTAAGTTAAAAAGCTCCAACGCTCTTTTTTGCGCAAGTTTTTCAATTTCATCCACATTTTTGTTTCCCGGATAATATCGTGCGTCCGGATATCCTTCGGAGTATTTGTTTGTAAAAACAGAAGAAGATGCCTCTCGCACTGCGGGGGAGACATAGTTTTCGGAAGCGATTAAGCTTATTGTTTCCAACTGGCGCTTTTCCTCCGCTTTATTTATTTTGAGTATTTCAGGGTCTGTGTTTTCAAGCATAAATTTAGAATAACACTAAATAGGGATAGATAAATTATTGACAAATTTAGTTTATTATAGTATAATGTAGTTGTCAAATAGATGCGAATATACTATATTGAGCCATGAAGTATGGCGGTGCTTAAGACCCTATACTTGATGGCTGAATAGCTGTCGGCACAGAAATTTGTCAAACTCCCTGATGAGTTTCTGTTGGGTCCTTTCAAGGGAGAGGAAAGGAAGAAAATGAGTACATCTGATGCTGTTGTGTCTTACCCCAAGACGGAGGAGGATATACTGGCGCGAATTGAGAAGCGTCGTAAGGCCGGATACTACGAGAATCCGGTTCAAGGAAGAGAGGCAGAGATGTGTAACGAGCATTCGTTGCCTATCCTTTTTTGGGGTACCGCGCATTGCGCACAATGTCTTCTCCACTGAGTACACCATGGCACAGGAAGCGGAAACCCCGCTTCCTGTGCCAACCCAACCATATTTTTTAATCCGCATAGTTAAGCGATATTGGGAAATCTCTCTCCTCCCTCTGAGTTTACTCGGAGGGTTCCCGATATCGCCTAACTGCGCGGATTCACCTGCCCATGGGCAGGTTTTTATTAACAGCACATTAGAAAGGAGGCAGACCTCCTTTCTGCTGAATGAATTTTGCTCCGTAGAAAGGAGGTCAAGTAATGTTTGTTTGGCTGGATGATATGAGAGATCCAAAGGTCTTTGCTCCCGGTGGGTTGATGGATCGGGATGACGCCAGTTGGCGCGAGATAGAACCCGAGCGTGACTGGGTCTGGGTGCGAAACAAGACAGAGTTGGAAGAGCTTTTCAATTCTACCGAAGGCAGAATGGAGATAATGAGTTTTGACCACGACTTAGGTTTCGGGGAGCCTACCGGATACGACATTATCAAGTGGCTTGCAGACAAGCATCTGGATAGATATCCGCGGGAAAGCCGATTCCATACCGCCAATCCTATTGGCAGAGACAACATGGAAGCGTATGACAAAAACGTACGCAAGCACCTTCTCAACGAGTAACGACTCGCGCAATGCGCGAGTCGTTTTATTTTTCCCCATGAAACCAAATATTCCTTTTAAGTAGCTCTCGGAGCCATGAACCATGAGAAGTAATTAAGAGGGATTTCGATACATCCTATCCGAGGAGCTCTCGGACCAAAGCTGAGCTTGGTGCCCGAAGGGCTCAGCGAGGGAGAGCGCAGGCGGGCTTTTGCCGCTGGAGCAAAAGAACCGCCGGTCCGAGGAAGGATGTATCGAAATCCCATATAAAAAATTCAATACAAAAAATTATTTATCAATTTTTCAGCTTCTTCTTCAAGTCCCAATACATTTGGTATCGAGGATCCACGACTGCTTTGCGGTCGGGACTGTTTTTTTGATTCTAATTCAATCCATTTAATATCTTTATTGCGCTTGAACCACACCATTTGCCGCCTTGCATAACGCTTTATATCGCGCGCTAACTCTTCCTGCATTTCTTCTTTTGAAATTTTGTCCTGCAAAAATTTTGCTATCCATCTATATTCTAAACCAAAGTTTTCAAGCCGTTTCCAACTGACGCCAACTTCTTCCCGCAGTTTTCTTACTTCCTCAATCATATCTTGTCCTGAGCCTGTCGAAGGGCCCTCATTAAGCCGAGCATCAAGACGTTTTTCAATACGTTTATGCAGTAGCTCTTTTTCAACTTTTATACCAATAATTAACGTATTGCTATCTGACATATTTCCACGACCGTGGAAATATGTCAGATAGTTATTTTCAGGAACCTTACCAAGTTCCTCCACTATTTCCAAAGCTCTTATTAACCTTCTTTTGTTCTTACTCTCTATAGTTTTCGCCCGCTTGGCATCTTTTTTCTTTAGTATTTCAAAAAGTTCTTCCGCCGATAATTTTTCAAGTTTGTGGCGTAATTTTTTATTCGCTTTAACCTCTGGAAAGTCCATATCATAAACTACGCTATCTATATAAAAACCTGTTCCGCCAACCAAGATTGGCACCTTGCCTCGTTTTTGAATGTCGCGGATTATTTTTTCCACACTTTTTTTATATTGCGCTACTGTAAACTGCCGGCTTGGGTGTGCTACATCCAGCATATAGTGGGGGATGCCCTTCATTTCTTTCTTTGTTATTTTCCCTGTCCCGATATTCATGTACTTATAAACCTGCCTCGAATCCGCTGAAATTATCTCAGCTCCTTCTATCCCATATTTTTTCCGGGCTTGCACTGAGCTTAACCGAAGGGCTAAAAAAACAGCAAGATCACTCTTGCCGCTGGCT is drawn from Candidatus Spechtbacterales bacterium and contains these coding sequences:
- the glyA gene encoding serine hydroxymethyltransferase, whose translation is MLENTDPEILKINKAEEKRQLETISLIASENYVSPAVREASSSVFTNKYSEGYPDARYYPGNKNVDEIEKLAQKRALELFNLDGSDWAVNVQPYSGSPANFAVYTALLDTRDKALGMALPAGGHLTHGHKVSDSGKYFNFIQYGITDNGVIDYEEVERLAQEHKPKLIVCGTSAYSQILDFARFSTIAKRIDALLMVDMAHIAGLIAGGVHPSPFGYCDIVTTTTHKTLRGPRGAMIFSKGEELSKKIDKAVFPGLQGGPHNQTTLALAVALKEASTPEFKNYAEQITKNAKLLAQELKDKGYDIVSGGTQNHMFLVDMTNKGLSGGESEILLEQNGITANRNTIPNDTRKPMDPSGIRIGTPAVTTRGMKEDEMKIIAGFIDKTLKGEDVCKEVKELALKFPPPGF
- a CDS encoding cyclic-phosphate processing receiver domain-containing protein; its protein translation is MFVWLDDMRDPKVFAPGGLMDRDDASWREIEPERDWVWVRNKTELEELFNSTEGRMEIMSFDHDLGFGEPTGYDIIKWLADKHLDRYPRESRFHTANPIGRDNMEAYDKNVRKHLLNE
- the miaA gene encoding tRNA (adenosine(37)-N6)-dimethylallyltransferase MiaA translates to MAKLIVIVGPTASGKSDLAVFLALRLSSVQARKKYGIEGAEIISADSRQVYKYMNIGTGKITKKEMKGIPHYMLDVAHPSRQFTVAQYKKSVEKIIRDIQKRGKVPILVGGTGFYIDSVVYDMDFPEVKANKKLRHKLEKLSAEELFEILKKKDAKRAKTIESKNKRRLIRALEIVEELGKVPENNYLTYFHGRGNMSDSNTLIIGIKVEKELLHKRIEKRLDARLNEGPSTGSGQDMIEEVRKLREEVGVSWKRLENFGLEYRWIAKFLQDKISKEEMQEELARDIKRYARRQMVWFKRNKDIKWIELESKKQSRPQSSRGSSIPNVLGLEEEAEKLINNFLY